In a single window of the Penaeus monodon isolate SGIC_2016 chromosome 3, NSTDA_Pmon_1, whole genome shotgun sequence genome:
- the LOC119586237 gene encoding ubiquitin carboxyl-terminal hydrolase 20-like: MAVGAPCPHLHIIDKSYSARIIAEKKEGTCEWCGAGGTSLWLCLYSGCMRIGCGEAHADHSSWHNNQFPSHCITLNLTNHRAWCYMCEMEVTASVKASLSIPPGQQQHLGGPISAPGVSLAQPVTPGESSAEEEEEEDEEEGEDVKARGLVGLRNLGLTCYMNAALQALSNSMPLAHFMIECPAFLRTDRKTPGLARPFQRLMLEMWHRKRPSFVTPSVLYHGFKQLYPMFRGFTQQDSQEFLRYFMDQLHEELREPVHSSHEDEESEMEADDEDLSSASLSEREESQSEAEYETCDSGVSEQSSASSSQHRSKRKKRQHGVDVEAGMSHRSSNRYVFFFNLFIHIFHFLSSGCCNLDFLFYYSFHGINNHVSDNNENNDNGFHFFFFFSCFFLAFVKCLLPKASSTSPTPGKGQANPLSNLGRRKKPPLYRSIISDVFDGTIVSSVQCLTCNTISSRKETFQDLSLPIPSSDQLSILQHSSVTQMQHQVGGGGNNSSSLHLAKASCDATTDGWLWWMWVWLRSWLWGPAVSLHHCLAAFFSADELKGDNMYSCEKCGKLRNGVKYSKVVHLPEVLIIHLKRFRHEYMFSSKISQYVSFPLHGLDLTPFLHKDCTSEVVTYDLYAVICHHGTAGGGHYTSYCQNWSNGRWYEFDDQYVTEVSPETVAKCEAYCLFYKKASIEMTARRQRTVELMQVASREPSLMQFYVSKQWVNKFNNFAEPGPIDNSDFLCPHGGVQPQKASYVEDLVMLLYQGVWEYLHQVFGGGPACTRLYECVTCRAELEALLHRQSSELDMFIRLHKMFQDEEHPSIVYAISMRWFRQWESFVRGREQEPPGPIDNSSICTSKIGQPMLKAGSDYAQISEEMWYFFYEIYGGGPELFVRYGSPPGAARRQERLDGTRQEGVKSEQLQANARSLSTENLPYKSNQGTAQVQSLANRQRTVSASEQLVQMVPTHSTKPSGTEQDSQTPEGQPCIAQPMEEDEEEEEEPETVAPEASATMHIPPPPRNQDEVSTKPAAAQLLPDETKGETKKGQVHENSQE, encoded by the exons ATGGCAGTGGGTGCACCATGTCCACACCTCCACATAATAGACAAATCATACAGTGCTCGCATCATTGCTGAGAAGAAAGAG GGCACATGCGAGTGGTGCGGCGCGGGCGGGACGAGCCTGTGGCTGTGCCTGTACTCAGGCTGCATGCGCATCGGGTGTGGGGAGGCCCATGCCGACCACTCTTCCTGGCACAACAACCAGTTCCCGTCTCACTGTATCACCCTTAACCTCACCAACCACCGCGCCTGGTGCTACATGTGCGAGATGGAG GTAACAGCATCAGTGAAAGCCAGCCTCAGCATCCCCCCAGGTCAGCAACAGCACTTGGGGGGTCCCATCAGTGCCCCAGGGGTCAGTCTGGCACAGCCTGTCACGCCGGGAGAATCAAGcgctgaggaagaggaagaggaggatgaagaggagggagaggatgtgaaGGCTAGAG GACTTGTTGGGCTGCGGAACCTGGGTCTGACATGCTACATGAATGCAGCACTCCAAGCCCTAAGCAACTCCATGCCCCTCGCGCATTTCATGATCGAGTGCCCAGCCTTCCTGAGAACAGACCGCAAGACACCTGGTCTTGCGCGACCTTTCCAGAGGCTCATGCTAGAGATGTGGCACAGGAAGAGACCCAGCTTTGTCACACCCTCGGTTCTGTACCATGGCTTCAAGCAG CTCTACCCAATGTTCCGAGGCTTCACACAGCAAGACTCTCAGGAGTTTCTGCGCTACTTCATGGACCAGCTTCATGAGGAGCTCCGTGAACCTGTGCACTCCTCACATGAAGACGAGGAGAGTGAAATGGAAG CAGATGATGAAGACCTCTCATCTGCCAGTTTATCAGAGCGAGAGGAGTCGCAGTCGGAGGCCGAGTATGAGACTTGTGACTCTGGGGTCTCGGAACAGTCGTCAGCCTCATCTAGCCAGCATcgcagcaagagaaaaaaaaggcaacatggTGTAGATGTTGAAGCAGGCATGAGTCATAGAAGTAGTAAtcggtacgtttttttttttaatttattcattcatatatttcattttctttcttctggttGTTGtaatcttgattttcttttttattatagttttcatggGATTAATAATCACGTGtctgataacaatgaaaataatgataatgg ttttcatttctttttttttttttcctgtttttttcttgccTTCGTTAAATGCTTGCTCCCCAAAGCCTCATCAACGTCACCCACCCCAGGCAAAGGTCAGGCCAACCCCTTAAGCAACCTCGGAAGGAGAAAAAAGCCCCCCCTCTACAGGAGCATCATCTCGGACGTATTCGATGGCACCATCGTCAGCTCAGTACAGTGCCTGACATGTAATACCATCTCATCACGCAAAGAGACCTTCCAGGACCTCAGCCTTCCCATCCCAAGCAGTGACCAGCTTAGCATCCTTCAGCACTCATCTGTCACACAGATGCAGCACCAGGTCGGTGGGGGTGGCAACAACAGTAGCAGCCTCCATCTTGCCAAAGCCTCCTGTGATGCTACCACAGATGG GTGGTTGTGGTGGATGTGGGTTTGGCTGCGGTCGTGGCTATGGGGTCCAGCTGTGTCGCTGCATCACTGTCTAGCTGCCTTCTTCAGTGCAGATGAGCTCAAGGGGGACAACATGTACTCATGTGAGAAGTGTGGCAAACTCCGCAATGGTGTCAAATACTCCAAGGTTGTGCACTTGCCGGAAGTGCTCATTATACACCTCAAGAGGTTCCGCCATGAGTACATGTTCAGTTCTAAGATCAGCCAGTATGTGTCATTCCCTCTGCATGGCTTGGATCTCACACCTTTTCTACACAAAG ATTGCACATCAGAGGTGGTTACCTATGACCTCTATGCTGTCATCTGCCACCACGGCACGGCGGGAGGGGGACATTATACGTCCTACTGCCAGAACTGGAGCAATGGCAGATGGTATGAGTTTGACGACCAGTATGTCACTGAGGTCTCCCCTGAGACTGTGGCCAAGTGTGAGGCCTACTGTCTCTTCTATAAGAAAGCCAGTATTGAGATGACAGCACGTAGACAGAGGACAGTCGAGCTGATGCAG GTGGCATCCAGAGAGCCATCATTAATGCAGTTCTATGTATCAAAGCAGTGGGTCAACAAATTCAACAATTTTGCCGAGCCAGGACCCATTGACAATTCTGATTTTCTTTGTCCCCATGGCGGAGTGCAGCCACAGAAG GCCAGTTACGTGGAGGATCTGGTGATGCTGCTCTACCAAGGTGTATGGGAATACCTGCATCAGGTGTTTGGTGGTGGTCCAGCCTGCACCCGCCTTTATGAGTGTGTGACATGTAGGGCAGAGCTGGAGGCACTGCTTCACCGTCAGAGCAGTGAACTGGATATGTTCATCCGCCTGCACAAGATGTTCCAGGATGAGGAGCACCCAAGCATTGTATATGCCATTTCCATGCGATGGTTCCGCCAGTGGGAGAGTTTTGTGCGAGGGCGTGAGCAGGAGCCACCAGGGCCTATTGATAACTCATCCATTTGTACCAGCAAGATTGGCCAGCCCATGCTCAAAGCAGGCTCTGATTATGCCCAGATCTCTGAAGAGATGTGGTACTTCTTCTATGAGATTTATGGTGGTGGTCCTGAGTTATTTGTGCGCTATGGCAGCCCTCCAGGAGCAGCCCGCCGGCAGGAGCGTCTCGATGGAACACGGCAGGAGGGAGTCAAGTCAGAGCAACTGCAAGCAAATGCACGCTCTCTCAGCACCGAAAACCTCCCCTATAAAAGCAACCAGGGCACGGCACAGGTCCAGAGCTTGGCCAACCGCCAGAGAACTGTCTCAGCAAGTGAG CAGTTGGTGCAGATGGTACCGACACACTCAACAAAGCCCTCAGGAACTGAGCAGGACAGCCAAACCCCCGAGGGACAGCCCTGCATTGCCCAGCCaatggaggaggatgaggaggaggaggaggagccagagACAGTGGCACCAGAGGCAAGTGCAACCATGCACATACCGCCACCACCAAGAAACCAGGACGAAGTCAGTACAAAACCAGCAGCAGCTCAGCTCCTCCCTGATGAGACCAAGGGCGAGACAAAGAAAGGCCAAGTGCATGAGAATAGCCAGGAgtag